The sequence below is a genomic window from Bacteroidales bacterium.
GAAAAACACTTCACTGATGACAATAACAGGATTGGACCAGATCATAAATTTGCAATGAATCCTAAATCTTGGAGAGAAATGGTTGATCGTTCCAATGAACTTTTTTACGCTTTGGGTGATGGTGTTAAAAGAGTTGAAGAGAATGAAATACAAACATCAGTTGTACAAAGACGTGGTTTGCGATACAATAAGGACTTAAAAACTGGTAAAATAATTGAAAAAGCAGATTTAATTTCTTTAAGGCCAGTTAATGAAGGAGGATTTGCTCCTTATGAGGATGTTGAAATTATTGGTAAAATACTTAAGCGGGATATTTCTAAGGATGATCCTGTTTTGAAAATTGATTTATGATATGATAAAAGGCAAACTTGTTGGTTTAAGGGCTGTTGAACGCGAAGATTTAGTTATATTGCGTGATTGGAGAAATATCCCTGAATTTCGTAAGAATTTTCGAGAAGCCCGGGAATTAAATATGGCAAATCAGGAAAAATGGTTTGAAAGATATTGTGTTAATAACCCTAACGATTTCATGTTTATTATTCAAAAATTAGAGGATAATACGCCAATTGGAGCAGCAGGACTATTATATATTAACTGGGTTATTCGATCTGCTGATTTTTCTTTTTATATTGGTGAAAACGCTTCATATATTGACGATGGTGGTTATGCGGAAGATGCTGCAAGATTGTTAATAAGCTACGGTTTTAAAACCCTTAATTTACATAAAATATGGATGGAACTCTATGAATTTGATATGACGAAATTGACTTTCTTTCAAGACAAATTTAATTTTCAAATAGATGGAAAACTAAGGGATAATTGCTTTGAGGAAGGAAAATATTGGGATAGTTTTATTATTTCAAGCGTAAATATAAAATAGATTTTTTTTGCTCTGATGAGATAGTATTATTAATACATCTTCACAAAATAGTGTAAAGAAAAAATGTAATTATAACTATGATTTCAAAGCTGTCGAATATCTTATAATCTTGAGTATAAATATTTCATGTTATTAAAAAACTAATATATGTCATTATTTTTATTAACTAACAAACGACAAAAAGCTGAAATAGCAAAAGAAACTTGGTTAGATCTGTTTAGGTGTGCTGAAATCTATGAATTAAATAATGGATTATTTTTAACATTTACAAATGCATATAGAAAGAAAAAGCATTTCTACAAAAAGTATAAAAATAATTCAATATTTGGGTTTGGTACATTTTTTTCAGAAAATGGTTTTTTTGATAATGCTATTACTTCATCTATAGACTTGAGCAGGTTTACTGCAAACACTGCTGATGATCTATATGGACATTATATTTTTGTTATAGAAAGTGAAAATAAAGTACGCTTTGTAACTGACAAAATTGGATTATTAAATGTTTTCTGGACACAGAAAGAAGATGAAATTTTTGTATCTAATGATTTGGTTTTAATTGCTGGTGTTTCAGAAAATAGCAGATTATCAGAAATTGGAGTACAACAATTTGTACTTAATGAATCTTGCATTGGAACAAATACGATTTTTGAAGATATAAATAGAGTGAAAAATGGATATGAATTGATTGTTACTGAATCAATGATCGAACAAAATAAAATATATGATTATAGGCCAGAGAAACTTAATTTTAAAGAGTATGTAGATAGAATTAAACATTATTTTTCGATGGTAGCAAAGTATGAAGGAGAAATTGCTGCTGATATGTCTGCTGGTTACGATACACGGTTAGTTGCTTCAAGTGCTTATAAATATATAAAAAATTTAATGACAATAACAAATAGAAACCAGTTTGACAAAGGTGTAGATATGGCAACTTCTCCATTAGTTGCTCAAAAACTAAAATTACCTATAGAAATAATTAATAACTTGATAAAATGGGATATAAATTATGGCTTTTTACTTCATGGATTTATTGTTGGAAGAAATGTTATAAGATCAAAAGATTGGTTGTCAATAATAAAAGAAAAATATAATAAAGCAGATTTAATGCTTGGGGGGTATGGTGGTGAAATCCTGAGAGGAAAATATAATAACTATAAAGATTATAAAGAATTTGCATATTTTTATTATAAGGGGAAGAATGTTTTTAAATATTTGTATAAAAAAAATGATTACACTACTTTACTTGCAAAAGAGCTTAAACTATTATATCCTCTGAATGAAGGAATATCTAACCATCAATTAGGTAATTGGCTCTATACAATGGATAGGATGCGTATATGGGGAGGTAGTCCGGTAACAATGATGTCTCTTTATGGTGATGTGTTGCATCCTTTTATGGATTGGTATCTAATAAATCCAATTTTTATGTGGAACCCCAAAGAATTAAAATCAGCTTATCTTCAGAAAAAAATTACGGAGTATTTTTCTCCCGGTATCACCAAAATACCTTTTAATGCAGATAGCAAAAACATTCTATTGAAAGAACTAAAGAATCCACATTCTATACAATTAAATTTAATAAAAAAGTATAATAAGTATTATCGTTATTTTAAACGAAAAATCGGTTATAGATTTATATTTGAAGTGAAGAAAAAAAGAGAAAGAAATAATATTTATAGTATTTATCCACGAGAGAACTTTAGTAATGATTTCCTCCAAAAATGTAATCTGAATTTAAATACACTTGAAAAATACGGTGTACCCGATAATATTTCTCGATTAGCAACGGTTCAGATGGCAATGGAGCGTGCTTTGGAGCTTTTAGGAAAAAGCGAAAATTGAAATGCTAAAACAATGAAAAGAAAGATCAAGAATACGATCGGAAAAGATTTTTATGATTTTTTAAATCATGGAAAAAATTATGTAACCGCTGGGCTATTCAATCAAAGTCTTTCTATTATTACAGTTCCTATTTTTACAAGGTTGCTTGTGCCTTCTGATTATGGTATTTTAGCTATATTAACATCTTTTGTAGCAATTTTTAGTATTATATTTGGACTGGGTATCGAGGGTTCTGTTACGCGATATTATTTTGAAAAGACCAATGATTTTAACCAATTTCTGGGCTCAACTATTTCTTTATTAATTGTTTGGGGGGTAAGTCTTAGTTTTATTTTATTTTTCCTGGACGATCTGTTACTTAGTTTTTTTCAAGTTCCGGTCAATATCATTTATATAGGAATTGTTATTATTTTTTTTAAGGCCTATTTTAGATTATATACATCATATTTAAAAGTTTCAAAACAGAGTAAAAAAGTAGCTACATTAACAATTATCCAAAGAATTGTAAGTATTATAATATCAGTAGTTTTGATTCTTCAACTGCAAAATGATAAATATTATGGTAGAGCTTTTGCTATGATGATTATTGCTGGCGGAATGGGTATTTATAGTCTTTATCATCTAAAAAAATTGCTAAAAGTTACCTTCAAAAAAAAATATCTTAAGTATTCATTAGTATTTAGTTTGCCGATAGTATTACATTTTTTATCTCAATATATATTAGGATCTTTTGATCTGGTAATCATTAATCAAATTGTAGGTAAAGCTGAAACCGGACTTTATTCATTAGCGTATAGTATTGGAATGATTCAAAGCATGGTATCAATGGGATTGCTTAGGGCTTGGACGCCTGAGTTTTATGAAAAATTGAATTCAAGGAATTATAATGGGATTAATAGTATTGCATCTAAGTTTGCCAGAATAGTATATGTATTTGCTTTTTTACTTATTCTTTTTTCCAGGGAAATGATAATAGTTTTAGCAGATAAAAAATACTATGTTGCCTTGGATATCGTACCTATTGTGATAATATCTTATGTGTTTTTCTTTTTATATACAATGTATGTTAATTTTGCCTTTTATCATAAAAAGACATATTTGATAGCCATTATTACCATTGTTGCTGGTGGAATCAATATCGGGTTGAATTATTGGCTTATACCATTATATGGCTATAAGGTTGCCGCCTGGACGACACTTGTATCTTATGCTTGTCTGTTTGTGCTTCATTATTTTAATGTCCGATTCATTATTAAACCCGAATGGATAACTAAATTGAAAGTGCTTCTGCCAAACTTTTTTATTATGATTGGGTTTGTTTTGCTTTATACCTTTGTTAATGTTAAAATGCAGAACATCTATCTTTTATTTGTTATGAAAGTGTTGTTATTATTGGGATTATTGGTTATCTATTTTGGTCGGGATATCAAACATAAGTTTTCACCAAGGGTTTAATATAAAATTGAGAGGAAGAAATGAATTCAAAAAAAACATTAAGATCAAAATTATCTTATATCAAAAAACAATTAAGAAAGTCACTTTTACGTTTGTCAGCTTCAATGCATACTCCCCAAAACGAGCGGAATATAATATTAGAATTATACAAGTACATTAAGAAGTATAATGTTAAATCTGCTAATGATTATTATTTTCAAAGTTTGAATTCCATTATATCATTAAAGAAATATCAAAAACTTGGATATTTTGATGGTTTGAAAAAAATAATTGAAAATAAAAAAAATGATACAGTATTCATTCTTGGTAGCGGACCCAGTATCAACGAGCTCTCAGACAACGATTGGAAGCATATAAATAATCATGATTCTTGGGGGTTCAATTTTGGGTTTGTTCATGATTTTGTTCCAAGTCAATTTATTGTTCAGTCCACTTCAAACAATGAACTTGATAAATTGATGGCAGATTTGTTTTTATCAAAATCTAATGAATATAAGGAAAAGAGATGTGAGTTTTTTGCCAGAGGAGATAATGTAAACTATTTTCGCTTTCATAAAAGCCAAATTTTCAAAACATTAATTGTAGAATCATTCCCACTTCAATTTTTATCAGAACATTTCATTAATGCTGGTTGTAAAATTCATCCAGATAACCTGATTAATAAAATGTATGAATTAGGTTGTTTCAATGTAATAAATAACAAAAATATTCCTAAATTTAGATCAACCGTTTGTTTTCTAATATCACTTGCATTAATGGGCGGATATAAAAAAATTGTGCTTTGCGGCATTGATATGAATGACAATGGGCATTTTTTTGACGGCGTCGAATATCTAAAGAAATTTCCTGCATTAGATAAATTAATTAAGCGAAATCATAATATAGGTGATAAGCATCCTCATATTGACTTGGGAAAATATACCGTTACAGAATATATCATTGCTCTAAATAAATTAGCAAAAGAAAAATATAAAGCTAAAATTATGGTTAGTAGTAAAAATAGTAGATTGTATCCGAATATTGATTTTTATAGGAGTAAATAATCATGAAAATA
It includes:
- a CDS encoding GNAT family N-acetyltransferase — translated: MIKGKLVGLRAVEREDLVILRDWRNIPEFRKNFREARELNMANQEKWFERYCVNNPNDFMFIIQKLEDNTPIGAAGLLYINWVIRSADFSFYIGENASYIDDGGYAEDAARLLISYGFKTLNLHKIWMELYEFDMTKLTFFQDKFNFQIDGKLRDNCFEEGKYWDSFIISSVNIK
- a CDS encoding oligosaccharide flippase family protein produces the protein MKRKIKNTIGKDFYDFLNHGKNYVTAGLFNQSLSIITVPIFTRLLVPSDYGILAILTSFVAIFSIIFGLGIEGSVTRYYFEKTNDFNQFLGSTISLLIVWGVSLSFILFFLDDLLLSFFQVPVNIIYIGIVIIFFKAYFRLYTSYLKVSKQSKKVATLTIIQRIVSIIISVVLILQLQNDKYYGRAFAMMIIAGGMGIYSLYHLKKLLKVTFKKKYLKYSLVFSLPIVLHFLSQYILGSFDLVIINQIVGKAETGLYSLAYSIGMIQSMVSMGLLRAWTPEFYEKLNSRNYNGINSIASKFARIVYVFAFLLILFSREMIIVLADKKYYVALDIVPIVIISYVFFFLYTMYVNFAFYHKKTYLIAIITIVAGGINIGLNYWLIPLYGYKVAAWTTLVSYACLFVLHYFNVRFIIKPEWITKLKVLLPNFFIMIGFVLLYTFVNVKMQNIYLLFVMKVLLLLGLLVIYFGRDIKHKFSPRV